A single genomic interval of Spinacia oleracea cultivar Varoflay chromosome 6, BTI_SOV_V1, whole genome shotgun sequence harbors:
- the LOC110775145 gene encoding vicilin-like seed storage protein At2g18540: MDVRDEIDMNKLQNPTKSKNTARSSEEPKIGTEKQSDMTKTGQYQIENEIETETEKQIDKVHEGDGKASTTSETEVQKSLREEEDKSSSKSQPEVTENSSSKSQSEVQKTSRGNMLVKQLLAKSIKQNNKKKAAAMVAAAAAKASKEAEERIATPAVAAQIGAEKRAPAADAEAKRVAEEKASPAEKEAKRLAEEKASAADADAKRVAEEKASAADAEARRLAEEKASTADAEREAGKKEAENKRMEANKKKEEEDKAEAKKKDIEERKKEYEDKMSQVIAKNNKELIEEAERKEAERKEREAERKKKEDDDATKAIAKVVENVNASESADPTNGGNGTRK, translated from the exons atGGATGTTCGAGATGAAATTGACATGAACAAGCTACAAAATCCAACGAAAAGCAAAAA TACTGCAAGATCTAGTGAAGAGCCAAAAATCGGCACTGAAAAGCAATCAGATATGACAAA AACTGGACAATACCAAATTGAGAATGAAATTGAAACTGAAACTGAAAAGCAAATAGACAAAGTCCA TGAAGGAGATGGGAAGGCATCTACAACTTCTGAGACAGAAGTTCAAAAATCATTGAG AGAAGAAGAAGACAAATCTTCATCAAAATCCCAGCCTGAAGTTACTGAGAATTCTTCATCAAAATCCCAGTCTGAAGTTCAAAAAACATCAAG GGGCAACATGTTAGTGAAACAACTTTTAGCAAAGAGCATAAAGcagaacaacaaaaaaaaggcTGCGGCAATGGTAGCTGCAGCTGCTGCAAAAGCCAGCAAAGAAGCTGAGGAAAGGATAGCTACACCTGCTGTAGCTGCACAAATAGGAGCTGAGAAAAGGGCACCTGCTGCTGATGCAGAAGCCAAAAGAGTCGCCGAGGAAAAGGCATCTCCAGCTGAGAAAGAAGCCAAAAGACTGGCTGAGGAGAAGGCATCTGCAGCTGATGCAGATGCCAAAAGAGTGGCTGAGGAAAAGGCATCTGCAGCTGACGCAGAAGCCCGAAGATTGGCTGAGGAAAAGGCATCTACAGCTGATGCCGAAAGAGAAGCTGGGAAGAAAGAAGCTGAAAACAAGAGGATGGAGGCTaataagaaaaaggaagaagaagataaaGCTGAAGCAAAGAAGAAGGATATTgaggaaagaaagaaagaatatGAAGATAAAATGAGTCAGGTTATTGCTAAAAACAACAAAGAGTTGATAGAGGAAGCGGAAAGGAAAGAAGCTGAGAGAAAGGAAAGAGAAGctgagagaaagaaaaaagaagatgaTGATGCCACAAAAGCAATTGCCAAGGTGGTTGAAAATGTAAATGCTTCAGAGAGTGCAGATCCAACCAATGGTGGTAATGGAACAAGAAAATGA